In Vespa crabro chromosome 5, iyVesCrab1.2, whole genome shotgun sequence, a single window of DNA contains:
- the LOC124424273 gene encoding insulin-like growth factor-binding protein complex acid labile subunit: protein MLCFLVLVLRVLSSYPLSAYAYADEEIDCQVYNHLHVCLSNGILESVAFKDVKAVQTIEDTELHLEDLAITDIRKNAFLRVNSSTALYLRNNGLSILSKHYFESLDQLTYLDLRNNSIRDIEDAAFAGLNYLETLLLDYNNVSYLRPNVWRGLTELHELYATNNNIVLRRNAFKGLRQLETLALDSNGITEIPIGTFAGLPHIDLLYLSRNKISTFQPDVFRGLNEINELDLGKNRFQSLPVGAFRYLKSLNSLWLNGNAIEAIEKDTFEGLDDLSILFLNNNELRYVDMSAFAKMKIVTVEPGFKINDELVEHFSEHTGKYHCTNVLFQEPYDCRS, encoded by the coding sequence ATGCTGTGCTTTCTCGTTCTCGTCTTACGAGTTCTCTCGTCTTACCCGTTATCCGCGTACGCTTATGCGGACGAAGAAATCGATTGTCAGGTATATAATCATCTTCACGTTTGTCTCTCGAACGGAATACTCGAGAGCGTAGCATTTAAGGACGTAAAGGCCGTTCAAACGATCGAGGATACGGAATTGCATCTAGAGGATCTTGCCATCACGGATATCAGAAAGAACGCGTTTCTACGAGTCAACAGTTCGACGGCCCTTTATTTACGAAACAACGGTTTATCGATCCTCTCGAAGCATTATTTCGAGTCCCTCGATCAATTGACGTATTTGGATTTACGAAACAATTCGATCCGAGACATCGAGGATGCCGCCTTCGCTGGATTAAATTATTTGGAGACGTTGCTCTtggattataataacgtttccTACTTACGGCCGAACGTTTGGAGGGGCTTGACCGAACTTCACGAGCTCTATGCCACCAACAACAATATCGTGCTGAGGAGAAATGCGTTCAAGGGTTTGAGACAATTGGAGACGCTCGCCTTGGATTCTAATGGTATAACGGAAATACCGATCGGCACCTTCGCCGGGCTACCCCACATCGATCTACTTTACTTGTCGAGAAACAAAATATCCACCTTCCAGCCGGATGTATTCCGTGGGCTTAATGAGATAAACGAGTTGGATCTTGGAAAGAATCGTTTCCAATCTCTTCCCGTTGGAGCGTTTCGATATTTGAAGAGCTTAAATTCTCTTTGGTTGAACGGGAATGCGATCGAAGCGATCGAAAAGGACACCTTCGAGGGTTTGGACGATCTCTCGATTTTGTTTTTGAATAACAACGAACTTCGTTACGTCGACATGTCGGCTTTCGCcaaaatgaaaattgtcaCCGTAGAGCCCGGCTTCAAGATAAACGACGAACTGGTCGAACATTTTTCCGAACACACTGGAAAATATCATTGTACCAACGTTCTCTTTCAGGAACCCTATGACTGCAGATCGTAA